A window of Agrobacterium vitis genomic DNA:
GCATAGTCATTATCCCGAATGGCAAGCAGCCCGGATTCGCCATCCCGCATCAGATCCACGCCATAGGCATGTTTCTCAAAGGCCTTCTTCAGGGAAGAGCCCAGAATGACATCATCTTCGACAACCAGAATCCGCAATGCCGATACTCTCACATATGCTTTGCCTAGCACAGAAACGTCCAAACGTCCGCGCCAGGCCAATCACGCATTCTACTGCACAGTTTGCGCTGCAAATCGAGTCACATTTGCGCAAGGACCTGGATCAACGCAGGGGCATCGCCTTTCGTGAGCCTTTCAGCGAACGCCCGCCAGATCCAGTTCCGCGGCACGATGACAACGCACGGCATTGTCGCTGCCATCTAGCGCTTCCAGTTGCGGCTCCACCTGACGGCAGATATCGGTCGCATAGGGACAGCGGGGGTGAAAAACGCAGCCGGAGGGCGGCTTGGCGGCATTGGGGATTTCGCCCTTAAGGATGATGCGTTTCTTGGCGGCGTTGGCGCGGGGATCCGGCTGCGGCACAGATGACAGCAAGGCCTCGGTATAGGGATGGCGCGGCGTGTCGAACAGACTTGCCGTATCGGCAATTTCCACTAGCCTGCCGAGATACATCACCCCGACCCGGTTGGCGATATGCTCGACCATTGACAGATCGTGGGTGATGAACAGATAAGTCAGGCCGAACTGTTCCTGCAAATCCTGCATCAGGTTGACGACTTGGGCCGCGACCGAGACATCCAGCGCCGACACGGCTTCGTCGGCGGCGATGAAACTGGGATTGACGGCAAGCGCCCGGGCGATGCCAATGCGCTGGCGCTGACCGCCAGAAAAGGCATGCGGATAACGGCTCATGAATTCAGGACGAAGACCAACGAGCTTCAGCAGCTCCGCCACCCGGTCCTCGATTTCCGATTTCGCCACCTTCTTGTTGATAAGCGGCTCACCGATAATCTCCAACAGCCGCAGGCGCGGATTGAGCGATG
This region includes:
- a CDS encoding oligopeptide/dipeptide ABC transporter ATP-binding protein, whose protein sequence is MTELSMAPDLLMDVADLKKHFPIHSGFLGRQTGAVRAVENVSFQLRKGETLGLVGESGSGKSTVARLLLRAFPATEGRVTFRRRNGSLIDIAKAGNAEMRELRDEVQMIFQDPYSSLNPRLRLLEIIGEPLINKKVAKSEIEDRVAELLKLVGLRPEFMSRYPHAFSGGQRQRIGIARALAVNPSFIAADEAVSALDVSVAAQVVNLMQDLQEQFGLTYLFITHDLSMVEHIANRVGVMYLGRLVEIADTASLFDTPRHPYTEALLSSVPQPDPRANAAKKRIILKGEIPNAAKPPSGCVFHPRCPYATDICRQVEPQLEALDGSDNAVRCHRAAELDLAGVR